TGGCCGGGATGTTCCGTGGAGAGTGGTCCTGCGGTGCATTATCCGATCAAGGACCTGACGCAGGCGCTGCTGGCGAGCTACCGGCGGCATGGCGGCATCAATCACCTCGATGGGGCCAACCTCCCGTCGCGGGCCGGTGTGGTCGCCGTGACCCTGGACCTGTTGCGGCTGTTGTTTCCCGGTTTCTTCGACGAGCAGGTGGCGCATTCCTCGGAGCTGCAGGCCGAGACGGCGTTGCGGCTGGATTCCGTGGCGGGACGGCTGGAAGACGAGATCTACAAGTGCCTGGGCTGCTTTGGGTGTCCGGAGGGTTCGGACCGCGACCCGCGTCCGGCGGCGCACGAGGCGGCGATCCGGTTTTTGCTACAGCTTCCCGCGGTGCGGGAATTGTTGCAGACGGACGTGGAGGCGGCCTTTGCCGGGGATCCTGCGGCGCGGACGCGCGAGGAAGTCATCGTGGCGTACCCGTTCATCGAGGCCATTGCGGTTCATCGGATGGCCCATGTGCTGCATGGGCAGGGCGTGCCGCTGCTGCCGCGGATCATGAGCGAGTGGGCCCACAGCCGCACCGGCATGGACATCCACCCTGGCGCCCGGATTGGCTCCCATTTCTTTGTGGATCACTGCACGGGGACGGTGATCGGCGAGTCGGCCGAGCTGGGACACCATGTGAAGCTCTACCAGGGGGTGGGACTGGTGGCGCGGTCCCTGGCCGCCGGGCAGGCGCTGCGGGGAACCAAGCGGCACCCCACCCTGGAGGACCATGTGACGATCTACGCCAATGCGACGATCGTGGGCGGCGACACCGTGATCGGACACGACAGCACCATCGGGGCGAATGTGTTCCTGATGGAAAGCGTGCCACCGCAGAGCCTGGTCCTCATGGAGGACGTCCGGGTGCGGGTGATGAACAAACGGGACCGGGGGGTGTCTGTGGACTTCCAGATCTGAGCCGGACCCCGGGGAGTCCTCATGGACTTGGTGTCGTGCCGTCGGGCAATTGCGCTTGCACCGTGGCGTCGCGCCGCCTTTCTTTCCGCCGCCGATCGTCAACGTGTGAAGGAACTGCGTCAGCTTTGGGAGTCCCTGCCGGACCGGGCGGCCCTCGGGGTCGCGCTGGCGTCGTGGTGTGTGCTGTTTCACCTGATGGGCAACTCGTCCTTCGGCTATGTGAACAATCCGTCCATGTTCGGGTGGCTCACGGGCTGGTACCAGCTGAAGTCGGTGGGTGAGATGGGCGACGAACTGGCGCCGTTCGTGCCGTTCCTGGTGCTGGCCCTGATGTACCTGCGCCGGGCCGAGTTGGCCGCAGTGCCCAAGCGTCCCTGGAGCCCGGCGCTGGTGCTGGTGGCGTCCGGCCTGCTGCTGCACTGCATCGGGTATGTCGGCCAGCAGGTGCGCCTGTCCGTCGTCGGGTTCATCGTCGGGAGTTGGGGACTGATGGGGGTGTTCTGGGGGCCGGCATGGTTGCGTGCGACCCTGTTTCCGTGGTTTCTCCTGATCTTCGCCATCCCGATTGCGACGTATCTCGACGGCCCGACGTTTCATTTGAGGCTGCTGTCCACGCGTCTGTCGGTGGATTTCTGCAATTCCGTGCTGGGGCTGGATCTTCTGCGGAAGGGGACTTCGGTGTTTCACAACCCCGGCAATGGCGCCGCCGGGTTTCAGTTCGATGTGGCCGCCGCGTGCAGCGGCATGCGCAGCGCCAGTGTGGTGTTGCTGCTGTCGGTGGTGTACGCCTTCATGAATTTCCATTCGGTCTGGCGCCGGGCGCTCCTGATTGCCTCCTCGGTGCCGTTCGCCCTTGCCGGCAATGTGGTCCGCCTCGTGGTGGTCTTCACGGTGGGCGAGGCCTTTGGGGAGGCGGCGGGGAAGATGATCGAGACCCATTTCGGTTTCATCACCTACCTGGGCGCCCTCGGGTGTTTGTTCACCCTGGGCTGGATGCTTCGGGAACGGGCGGATTCTGGAGGACCCCCGCCCGCGTCGAGTGCCGCTCCGGAGGCGTCGGCGCCGGACACCCCGCCAACGGCATCCCGTTCCCCAGCATGAACCGCGGTTCCCTGGTCCTCCTCGCCATCGCCGTGGCGCTGATGGGCGGCACCTTCGCCCTGCTGGTGCGCGTGCGGGATCGTCAAACCCTGGGGGCGCCCGCCGTGCGACTGGTTCCCATGCCATTGATCTCCGCCGACGGCCGCATCACCCGCACCAATTCAGTGTTCCTGCCGACCCTGATTCCCGGATTCGAAGCACGGCCGGGGGTGATCACCGACCAGGAGCTTGCGGGGCTGCCTCCGGACACCTCGTTCGGGCGGCAGATCTACCGGTCACAGGACGATGACTTCACCGCGCAGGTTTCGGTCGTGCTGATGGGCCGGGACCGGACGAGCATCCATCAACCGGATTTTTGTCTGACGGGGGCGGGCTGGATGATCCAGAACAAGCGGTACGACACCATTCCCCTGGCAGACGGACGGCAGTTGCCCGTGCGGCGATTTGATGCGGTGTTCGACCACAAGGGGCCCGACGGCCTGCCGCGGCGGACGGCGGGGGTGTATGTGTTCTGGTTTGCGGCGGACGGCGAGGTCACGGCCAGCCAGGCGGAGCGCACGCTGCTCCTGATGCGCGAACTGGTCACCGAGGGGGTGTTGCAACGCTGGTCGTACGCCTCGTACTTCGCCCAATGTGTGCCGGGGGACGAGGAGGCCACCTATGCCCGGTTGAAGGCGCTGATCGTGGCGAGCGTGCCCCAGTTCCAGAGGTTCGACGTCGCGGCGAATCCCTAGCCCGGAAGCGTCGCCCACATGCTGCTGCGGCGGGCCGCAATGCCCGCCTGACGGCCGTGGCCCCGCGACCTGCGACAGGCAGGCGAACCCGGCAGGCCCGGCTTGGAATTGCCCCCGCCGCCCTGGCAAGCGGCTGTCGCTGCGGCTTGCGGCG
Above is a genomic segment from Verrucomicrobiia bacterium containing:
- a CDS encoding exosortase-associated EpsI family protein; the protein is MNRGSLVLLAIAVALMGGTFALLVRVRDRQTLGAPAVRLVPMPLISADGRITRTNSVFLPTLIPGFEARPGVITDQELAGLPPDTSFGRQIYRSQDDDFTAQVSVVLMGRDRTSIHQPDFCLTGAGWMIQNKRYDTIPLADGRQLPVRRFDAVFDHKGPDGLPRRTAGVYVFWFAADGEVTASQAERTLLLMRELVTEGVLQRWSYASYFAQCVPGDEEATYARLKALIVASVPQFQRFDVAANP
- a CDS encoding serine acetyltransferase; protein product: MGRVRRRRRVQARGRGRARRRGDGAVEWPGCSVESGPAVHYPIKDLTQALLASYRRHGGINHLDGANLPSRAGVVAVTLDLLRLLFPGFFDEQVAHSSELQAETALRLDSVAGRLEDEIYKCLGCFGCPEGSDRDPRPAAHEAAIRFLLQLPAVRELLQTDVEAAFAGDPAARTREEVIVAYPFIEAIAVHRMAHVLHGQGVPLLPRIMSEWAHSRTGMDIHPGARIGSHFFVDHCTGTVIGESAELGHHVKLYQGVGLVARSLAAGQALRGTKRHPTLEDHVTIYANATIVGGDTVIGHDSTIGANVFLMESVPPQSLVLMEDVRVRVMNKRDRGVSVDFQI
- a CDS encoding exosortase/archaeosortase family protein; the protein is MKELRQLWESLPDRAALGVALASWCVLFHLMGNSSFGYVNNPSMFGWLTGWYQLKSVGEMGDELAPFVPFLVLALMYLRRAELAAVPKRPWSPALVLVASGLLLHCIGYVGQQVRLSVVGFIVGSWGLMGVFWGPAWLRATLFPWFLLIFAIPIATYLDGPTFHLRLLSTRLSVDFCNSVLGLDLLRKGTSVFHNPGNGAAGFQFDVAAACSGMRSASVVLLLSVVYAFMNFHSVWRRALLIASSVPFALAGNVVRLVVVFTVGEAFGEAAGKMIETHFGFITYLGALGCLFTLGWMLRERADSGGPPPASSAAPEASAPDTPPTASRSPA